One genomic region from Nilaparvata lugens isolate BPH chromosome 3, ASM1435652v1, whole genome shotgun sequence encodes:
- the LOC111063959 gene encoding protein O-linked-mannose beta-1,2-N-acetylglucosaminyltransferase 1 isoform X1 yields the protein MEYWKPNPKAEPFVPRRLGALNRRPRVVGVVAKRRIVTKFFQLLLVAVLAATIVINVMFIVDTSRHLQEEDAEDSSYEMDDMFGGRDGHRHSVQVKGGASRTLTIEVLSSQSRVSVTVDGATILEDGEKAEGRGIHVLILNQASGSVMAQRIFDTYSSHEDEAMALFLNMVSDGRIIIFAIKDEGTFQMKQPARDLLRRLGSRKAQLISWRDMWAMVAQKGVKMFGESYSKSTDFNTWGASVLLRVEVPLVAGEDSECEWPDSEESRRRKEFCSRIEGYGSVCSCTEPASLVFNPQPIAYSRVSNVPVAIIASNRPHYLYRMLRSLLSARGANKDMITVFIDGYFEEPLEVTKLFGLRGIQHTPIGTKNARISQHYKASLTATFNIFPTAMHAVILEEDLDVSEDFFSFFNQTIDLMELDPTIYCISAWNDQGYEHTSSNTSILYRVETMPGLGWILKRSLYKDELEPKWPSPEKMWDWDMWMRMPEVRKGRECVIPEVSRTYHFGSSGLNMNSYFQDTYFKTRSFNTQPSVHLLNINSVIKDNYESIITQMMQRGVVLDHSKSPCEEDFFPDRPDEILLMFIKMEEPKDFVTWLQVAKCFKIWDLDARGYHKSMWRMRIKGSETFVIGVPHSEYSRFKPANITPIFLEPPRKTKSKIS from the coding sequence ATGGAGTACTGGAAGCCAAACCCCAAAGCCGAGCCGTTTGTGCCGCGAAGGCTGGGAGCACTGAATCGCCGGCCAAGAGTGGTGGGGGTGGTGGCCAAGCGCCGCATCGTCACCAAGTTCTTCCAGCTGCTTCTGGTCGCTGTATTGGCTGCGACAATTGTCATCAATGTGATGTTCATCGTGGATACTAGTAGACATCTGCAGGAGGAGGACGCCGAAGACAGCAGCTATGAGATGGATGATATGTTTGGCGGGAGGGACGGGCACAGGCACAGTGTGCAGGTGAAGGGCGGCGCGTCGAGGACCCTGACGATCGAGGTGCTGTCCAGCCAGTCGCGGGTGTCCGTCACGGTGGACGGCGCCACCATCCTCGAGGACGGAGAAAAGGCGGAGGGCCGCGGCATCCACGTCCTCATCCTCAACCAAGCATCCGGTAGTGTCATGGCTCAACGGATATTCGACACCTACTCCTCTCACGAGGATGAAGCCATGGCTCTGTTCCTCAACATGGTATCTGATGGCCGCATCATCATCTTCGCCATCAAAGACGAGGGCACCTTTCAAATGAAACAGCCTGCCAGGGATCTTCTGCGTCGTTTGGGGTCGAGAAAGGCCCAATTGATTAGTTGGAGAGATATGTGGGCGATGGTCGCTCAGAAAGGAGTCAAGATGTTTGGAGAATCGTACAGTAAAAGCACCGATTTCAACACTTGGGGTGCCTCTGTGCTGTTGAGAGTCGAGGTTCCACTGGTGGCGGGGGAGGATAGTGAATGCGAGTGGCCGGACTCTGAAGAGAGCAGGAGGAGGAAGGAGTTTTGTAGTCGGATTGAGGGCTATGGTAGTGTTTGCAGTTGTACAGAGCCGGCCTCGCTTGTGTTCAATCCCCAACCAATCGCATATAGCCGGGTGTCCAATGTTCCAGTTGCAATCATAGCCAGCAATCGACCGCACTATCTCTACAGAATGCTCCGTTCGTTGTTATCAGCTAGAGGTGCAAATAAAGACATGATAACTGTTTTCATTGACGGATACTTTGAGGAGCCTCTTGAAGTGACTAAACTTTTCGGATTGCGTGGTATCCAACACACTCCCATCGGTACAAAGAATGCACGGATTTCCCAGCATTATAAAGCATCACTCACTGCAACGTTCAATATATTTCCAACTGCAATGCATGCCGTTATTCTGGAAGAAGACTTGGATGTTTCTGAAGATTTCTTCAGCTTTTTCAATCAGACGATCGATCTGATGGAACTTGATCCCACAATCTACTGTATCTCGGCTTGGAATGATCAAGGGTATGAACATACCAGCAGTAATACAAGTATTTTATATAGGGTTGAAACTATGCCAGGGTTGGGTTGGATATTGAAGAGATCACTCTACAAAGACGAGTTGGAACCAAAGTGGCCTTCGCCGGAGAAAATGTGGGACTGGGACATGTGGATGAGGATGCCAGAAGTGCGCAAAGGAAGAGAGTGCGTCATACCTGAGGTTTCAAGGACATATCACTTTGGGTCGTCCGGGTTGAATATGAACTCCTACTTTCAGGACACTTATTTCAAAACAAGATCATTCAACACACAACCTTCCGTTCATTTGTTGAATATCAACAGTGTCATCAAAGATAATTACGAGTCAATAATAACACAAATGATGCAAAGGGGAGTGGTGCTAGATCATAGTAAATCTCCTTGTGAGGAAGACTTCTTTCCAGACCGACCCGATGAAATTCTATTAATGTTCATAAAGATGGAAGAGCCAAAGGATTTTGTGACGTGGCTGCAAGTGGCCAAGTGCTTCAAGATTTGGGACCTGGATGCTCGTGGTTACCATAAAAGCATGTGGCGCATGCGCATCAAAGGCAGTGAAACGTTTGTCATCGGAGTGCCGCACTCAGAGTACTCCCGCTTCAAGCCTGCCAACATCACGCCGATATTCCTTGAGCCACCTAGAAAAACTAAATCGAAAATAAGCTAG